The following are from one region of the Halomonas qaidamensis genome:
- a CDS encoding SDR family NAD(P)-dependent oxidoreductase: protein MLAHLPENFTAVVIGANGGIGNAVIRTLLTDTHVGKVVAVSRSPLSFQDSPIPHSIETVHADITTETGRKALCEQLNKRPVHLLFNAIGTLHDDTRNVQPEKRLEQLDESSFAHVMHVNAATPALLIAALKSSLQGKHPSIIASLSARVGSIGDNGHGGWYSYRASKAAHNMLMKTISIELTRSNKQSIVLCLHPGTTDTSLSKPFQARVPSEKLFTPDFVAQQLLSVISKRTPEDTGSFWDWAGEPIEW from the coding sequence ATGCTAGCCCACCTTCCAGAAAACTTCACTGCGGTTGTTATCGGTGCTAATGGCGGTATAGGCAACGCTGTTATTCGGACATTACTTACTGATACACATGTGGGAAAGGTCGTAGCGGTAAGCCGTTCGCCTCTTTCTTTTCAGGATTCGCCGATTCCACACTCCATAGAAACAGTTCATGCCGATATCACTACAGAAACAGGACGCAAAGCGCTTTGCGAACAGTTAAACAAACGCCCCGTACACTTGCTCTTCAATGCTATTGGCACACTGCATGATGATACGCGTAATGTGCAACCTGAAAAGCGTTTAGAGCAGCTAGATGAGTCATCATTTGCTCACGTTATGCATGTTAATGCAGCCACTCCCGCCCTACTAATTGCTGCACTTAAATCATCACTACAAGGCAAACACCCATCTATCATTGCCAGCTTGTCGGCACGCGTTGGATCCATTGGCGATAACGGTCACGGCGGCTGGTACAGTTACCGTGCCAGCAAAGCAGCGCATAACATGTTAATGAAGACCATCTCAATCGAGCTGACACGATCAAATAAGCAATCTATTGTGTTATGTCTGCACCCAGGCACCACGGACACATCGCTCTCGAAGCCTTTCCAAGCTCGGGTACCCAGCGAGAAGTTATTTACGCCAGACTTCGTTGCCCAGCAGCTTCTGTCCGTTATTTCCAAACGCACACCAGAGGATACTGGCAGTTTTTGGGATTGGGCTGGCGAACCCATCGAATGGTAA
- a CDS encoding flagella synthesis protein FlgN, with translation MGLTRLLSDQLQRLDDLVLLLSDEQAELTKGSIDGDALNTIALKKQALLVELERIETLRRSVQTKLGYADGTQGARQAANDAGCLSTWESLLEKSERVSRMNALTGQMLSLRMKHNQEMLNYIRQIAEKTLYKPNGRNNAQPGRINASA, from the coding sequence ATGGGCCTTACACGACTGCTTTCAGACCAGCTACAACGTCTTGATGACTTAGTACTATTGCTCTCTGATGAACAAGCAGAGCTTACTAAAGGCAGCATTGACGGTGATGCTCTCAATACTATTGCTCTGAAAAAACAGGCGCTGCTAGTTGAGCTAGAGCGCATCGAAACACTGCGCCGCAGCGTGCAAACGAAGCTTGGCTATGCAGATGGTACCCAGGGTGCCAGACAAGCGGCTAACGATGCAGGCTGTTTAAGCACATGGGAAAGCCTGCTCGAAAAAAGCGAACGTGTCTCACGAATGAATGCGCTTACGGGTCAAATGCTATCGCTAAGAATGAAGCACAACCAAGAGATGCTGAACTACATTCGACAAATCGCTGAAAAAACCCTTTATAAGCCAAACGGGCGCAATAATGCCCAACCAGGCCGCATCAACGCATCCGCTTAA
- the flgM gene encoding flagellar biosynthesis anti-sigma factor FlgM: MKIDNINPLLRSNQAQQREEAPKISGSKPTEADSATRSATHLSQAHIDSSQDIDTAKVEEIREAIREGKLDIRADRIADGLIANLKEL; encoded by the coding sequence GTGAAAATTGATAATATTAATCCGTTGCTACGTTCTAATCAGGCGCAGCAACGTGAGGAAGCCCCGAAGATAAGTGGCAGCAAGCCAACTGAAGCGGACAGTGCTACACGTTCAGCAACGCATCTTAGCCAAGCGCATATTGATAGCTCGCAGGATATTGATACAGCGAAGGTCGAAGAAATTCGCGAAGCTATTCGTGAAGGAAAACTCGACATTCGTGCGGACCGGATCGCTGATGGCTTAATTGCCAATTTAAAAGAGTTATAA
- the flgA gene encoding flagellar basal body P-ring formation chaperone FlgA, with the protein MPHPLQYCLAILKQLLLLLLFSLCLSLQAHASNDLLMDTVQQFLYQESQALGQEVMIDITPPSPHLPTCVSPEPFFPNANHPPLGRVSVGVRCGENRRQVRYIQAQIDIIGSYAVAGQDIDRGTLITGDMLTLREGNLGDLASQALTDQNDIVGMVAQRPIRSGSTFQSHYLQAPQVVKRGQRVTVIAEGAGFRVSREGEALSDGAQGERIRVRFDTRELVTARVIGQGTLVIDF; encoded by the coding sequence ATGCCCCATCCGCTGCAATACTGCTTGGCGATACTTAAGCAACTACTTTTATTATTGTTGTTCAGTCTTTGCCTTTCATTGCAGGCACATGCCAGCAATGACCTGCTAATGGATACCGTTCAACAATTTCTTTACCAAGAATCCCAAGCACTTGGGCAAGAGGTGATGATCGACATCACGCCTCCTTCTCCTCATTTACCTACTTGTGTTTCGCCCGAACCCTTCTTTCCAAATGCCAATCACCCCCCTCTCGGGCGCGTGTCAGTTGGCGTACGCTGCGGCGAAAATCGGCGTCAAGTGCGGTATATACAGGCACAGATTGATATTATCGGTAGCTACGCCGTGGCTGGGCAGGATATTGATAGAGGCACACTTATTACGGGTGATATGCTGACATTACGAGAAGGCAATCTTGGAGATCTTGCTTCCCAAGCACTTACTGACCAAAACGACATTGTTGGCATGGTCGCGCAGCGTCCTATTCGTAGCGGCAGTACTTTCCAGTCCCATTACCTTCAAGCGCCTCAAGTGGTGAAACGAGGGCAGCGTGTCACTGTCATAGCAGAAGGCGCAGGTTTTCGAGTGTCACGCGAAGGAGAGGCCTTGTCTGATGGTGCACAAGGCGAACGTATACGCGTGCGCTTTGATACGCGGGAATTAGTCACTGCGCGCGTCATTGGCCAAGGTACATTGGTGATAGATTTTTGA
- the flgB gene encoding flagellar basal body rod protein FlgB yields MIDQLESAFNYHQQALGLRQARHDVLAANIANADTPNYKARDLDFASELKKAVAGSQPQQQQNGALTLARTSDRHLQGEGPAWRGAGSAELLYRVPDQPSLDGNTVDMDRERTQFADNAVRYQAALTIMNRRIQGLKNAMQPE; encoded by the coding sequence ATGATTGATCAACTTGAATCTGCCTTTAATTATCACCAGCAGGCGCTGGGGCTGCGTCAAGCTCGTCACGATGTGCTGGCAGCCAATATTGCTAACGCTGATACGCCTAACTATAAAGCGCGCGATCTTGATTTTGCCAGTGAGCTAAAGAAGGCCGTTGCGGGTAGCCAGCCACAGCAGCAACAAAATGGCGCGCTAACGCTCGCACGAACCTCAGATCGTCATCTGCAAGGGGAAGGGCCTGCTTGGCGTGGTGCAGGCAGTGCAGAGCTGCTTTATCGTGTCCCTGATCAACCTAGCCTTGATGGTAATACGGTTGATATGGATCGTGAGCGGACACAGTTTGCAGACAATGCCGTTCGTTACCAAGCTGCGCTAACTATTATGAATCGCCGAATTCAGGGCCTGAAAAACGCGATGCAGCCGGAATAA
- the flgC gene encoding flagellar basal body rod protein FlgC, with the protein MSMFSAFDIASSAMSAQAQRMNVTASNMANADSVAGPDGETYRAKHVMFETQAHNNRYGVGGVRVNEVVEDDSPLRLEYMPNHPAADEEGYVAKSNVEPVHEMVNMISASRSYQANVEVFNTTKQMMVQTLSLGEG; encoded by the coding sequence ATGTCGATGTTTTCAGCCTTTGATATTGCTAGTTCGGCGATGAGCGCTCAAGCGCAGCGTATGAATGTTACTGCTAGCAATATGGCCAATGCCGACAGCGTTGCGGGACCTGATGGCGAGACCTATCGGGCCAAACACGTGATGTTTGAAACCCAGGCACATAATAATCGATATGGCGTCGGTGGCGTACGTGTCAATGAAGTGGTTGAAGATGACTCTCCGCTACGTTTGGAATATATGCCTAACCACCCTGCTGCCGACGAAGAAGGGTACGTCGCCAAGTCCAATGTTGAACCCGTGCATGAAATGGTCAATATGATCTCGGCATCACGCTCCTATCAAGCCAACGTAGAAGTGTTCAACACAACGAAGCAGATGATGGTGCAGACGCTATCGCTGGGAGAGGGATAG
- the flgD gene encoding flagellar hook assembly protein FlgD: MSTIDPTTLSTINGGGGAQLKQSASDELRSSFLTLLITQLQNQDPLNPMENAEMTSQIAQINTVSGIEQLNTTLESITSQMDANQALQASGLIGQGVMVPGDKVMLEQDSEGKPYTTPFGIELAKPADQLTAVIVGQGGEVIRRYNLGAVEAGVQSFQWDGKNEQGEAAASGRYTVQLEAQDAEGETLDSTALNYAVVNSVTPNDGNGNVRLDLGAIYGQVQLDQVKQIL, from the coding sequence ATGAGTACAATCGACCCGACAACACTTTCGACAATTAATGGCGGCGGCGGTGCCCAGTTAAAGCAAAGTGCATCAGATGAGCTGCGTAGTAGTTTTCTGACGCTACTGATTACCCAGTTGCAGAACCAAGATCCGCTGAATCCAATGGAAAATGCGGAAATGACTTCCCAGATCGCACAAATTAATACGGTGAGTGGGATTGAGCAGTTAAATACCACGTTGGAAAGCATTACTAGCCAAATGGATGCTAACCAAGCTCTGCAAGCAAGTGGCTTGATTGGCCAAGGCGTGATGGTGCCTGGTGACAAGGTCATGCTAGAGCAAGATAGTGAAGGAAAGCCCTATACGACGCCGTTTGGTATCGAGCTTGCTAAGCCAGCAGACCAGCTTACCGCGGTGATTGTTGGTCAAGGTGGTGAGGTGATCAGACGCTATAACTTGGGTGCGGTAGAGGCCGGCGTGCAGTCTTTCCAGTGGGACGGTAAAAACGAGCAGGGTGAAGCCGCTGCCAGTGGTCGTTATACAGTTCAGCTTGAGGCTCAAGATGCCGAAGGTGAAACGCTAGATTCAACGGCATTGAACTATGCGGTTGTTAATAGCGTGACGCCTAACGATGGTAACGGAAATGTTCGGCTGGATTTAGGCGCTATTTACGGACAGGTTCAGCTTGATCAGGTCAAACAGATTCTTTGA
- the flgE gene encoding flagellar hook protein FlgE has product MSFTTAVAGLNAQSEKLNSAGNNIANSQTVGYKRSDVLFADVFAASRGIGVQVSDVRQNFTQGSIESTGRNLDLAISGEGFYRLERSTGEVGYSRNGEFGITAAGDIVNAQGDRLMGYGMDRGVTEDTDDQQAFPFSNVLVGGAPQALNVPVDDIPAKATTEVDALLNLDARAVSGQDLNTLELANGDELDYHFSNNFTAYDSLGNTVNVSTYFERVGNSNQWDVTAVTNGVARGTFTLDFTQSGRLQTDADGVVTGVNGGNASAVIAGIPGGVDAEPLNLELKFDGTTQFAADSLQKELSQDGYTSGALAGITVTDTGVIQRNFTNGETRAAGQIALASFRNEEGLQPLGNNLWAATNTSGLENLGAPGTGRLGQIQAEAVEASNVDLASELVDTIVAQRSYQANSNTISTQDELLQTIINL; this is encoded by the coding sequence ATGTCATTTACAACAGCTGTCGCTGGTCTTAACGCACAATCAGAGAAGCTAAACTCGGCGGGTAACAATATTGCCAACTCGCAAACGGTGGGCTACAAACGTTCTGACGTTTTGTTTGCCGATGTGTTTGCGGCCTCACGCGGCATTGGTGTTCAAGTATCAGATGTGCGCCAGAACTTTACCCAGGGCAGCATCGAAAGTACCGGCCGTAATTTGGACTTAGCGATTTCCGGTGAAGGTTTCTACCGTCTTGAGCGTTCTACTGGCGAAGTCGGTTATTCACGTAACGGTGAGTTCGGCATCACCGCTGCTGGCGATATCGTTAACGCCCAGGGCGATCGTTTAATGGGCTACGGTATGGATCGAGGCGTTACCGAAGATACTGACGATCAGCAGGCGTTCCCGTTCTCAAACGTATTGGTAGGCGGAGCCCCACAAGCATTAAATGTGCCCGTTGATGACATTCCGGCTAAAGCCACCACCGAAGTTGATGCACTACTAAACTTGGATGCTAGGGCAGTCAGTGGCCAAGATTTAAATACGCTTGAATTGGCAAATGGGGATGAATTGGATTACCACTTTTCCAATAACTTTACTGCCTATGACTCCTTGGGTAATACCGTTAATGTCTCTACCTATTTTGAAAGGGTAGGAAACAGTAACCAGTGGGATGTCACTGCCGTTACTAATGGGGTGGCTAGAGGCACCTTCACATTGGACTTTACGCAAAGCGGCAGATTGCAAACCGATGCGGATGGTGTTGTGACAGGCGTTAATGGCGGCAATGCTAGTGCCGTTATTGCTGGCATTCCCGGCGGTGTCGATGCAGAGCCCCTTAATCTTGAACTTAAATTCGATGGTACCACTCAGTTTGCCGCTGACTCGTTGCAAAAAGAGTTGAGCCAAGATGGGTATACCTCTGGTGCACTGGCTGGCATTACTGTTACTGACACTGGCGTTATTCAGCGTAATTTCACCAACGGTGAAACCCGTGCAGCCGGTCAGATTGCGCTAGCTAGCTTCCGCAATGAAGAAGGACTTCAACCACTGGGTAACAACCTGTGGGCGGCGACAAATACCTCCGGTCTAGAAAACCTAGGGGCACCGGGTACTGGTCGTCTGGGTCAGATCCAAGCAGAAGCGGTAGAAGCATCTAACGTTGACTTGGCTAGTGAGCTGGTAGATACCATTGTCGCTCAGCGCTCATACCAGGCTAACTCCAACACTATCAGCACCCAGGACGAGCTCCTGCAGACCATTATTAACCTGTAG
- a CDS encoding flagellar basal body rod protein FlgF: protein MDRMLYTAMSGAKHTMDQQAVISNNLSNVSTAGFRAQLQAARSVPVEGAGLLDTRVSAVTTTPGTDFSQGPIERTGRMLDIAMQDDAWMAVLADDGTETYTRRGDLQLDSDGVLLSVGRPVMGEGGPIALPQGAEVFIGADGTISAIPQGEGPEALVDVGRIKLVTPEAQALTRGEDGLFRGPLNEEGFAAVLPGDEGARIVSGALEGSNVSAVDAMVSMIDASRRYDMQMKMLSTADENAQRANSILSIQG, encoded by the coding sequence GTGGATCGTATGCTATATACCGCCATGAGCGGTGCTAAACACACGATGGATCAGCAGGCAGTGATAAGTAACAATCTGTCGAACGTATCCACTGCGGGTTTTCGCGCTCAGCTACAAGCGGCACGCTCGGTGCCAGTGGAAGGCGCAGGGCTGCTTGATACGCGGGTATCGGCAGTGACCACTACCCCAGGCACTGACTTCTCGCAGGGCCCTATTGAACGCACAGGACGAATGCTTGATATCGCTATGCAGGATGATGCCTGGATGGCGGTACTCGCAGACGATGGCACCGAAACATACACGCGGCGCGGCGACCTACAGCTGGACAGTGACGGCGTACTGCTCAGTGTTGGGCGCCCTGTGATGGGCGAAGGTGGGCCTATTGCATTACCACAAGGCGCAGAAGTATTCATTGGCGCGGATGGCACCATTAGCGCTATTCCACAGGGAGAGGGACCAGAGGCATTAGTAGATGTCGGCCGGATCAAGCTGGTAACACCTGAAGCGCAGGCATTAACGCGAGGTGAAGATGGCCTATTTCGTGGGCCACTGAATGAAGAAGGTTTTGCTGCGGTGCTGCCAGGTGATGAAGGCGCCCGAATTGTCAGTGGCGCACTAGAGGGCAGTAACGTTAGTGCCGTTGATGCCATGGTGTCTATGATTGACGCTTCACGGCGTTATGACATGCAAATGAAAATGCTTAGCACAGCGGACGAAAACGCTCAGCGAGCTAACAGTATTCTATCTATTCAGGGCTGA
- the flgG gene encoding flagellar basal-body rod protein FlgG: protein MIKSLWTAKTGLEAQQTKLDVLSNNLANVSTNGFKRSRPVFEDLLYQNMRQPGAQNNIQDRLPSGMQIGTGVRAVATERLHTQGGLEETGNSRDLAINGDGFFQVLLPDGTVGYTRDGSFQLNENGQMVTANGYPLEPAIFVPANALSVSIGEDGTVSVRQPGIAQDADIGQINVASFINPAGLESVGGNLYLETGASGAPNQNAPGNNGAGRLFQGYVETSNVNVVEEMVNMIQTQRAYEINSKAVSTSDEMLARLSQL from the coding sequence ATGATTAAATCCTTGTGGACCGCTAAGACGGGGCTAGAGGCTCAGCAAACAAAGTTAGATGTACTCTCGAATAACCTAGCAAACGTAAGCACGAACGGCTTTAAACGCTCACGTCCGGTGTTTGAAGATCTGCTCTATCAAAATATGCGCCAGCCTGGCGCGCAAAATAATATTCAGGATCGTTTGCCTTCTGGTATGCAAATAGGCACCGGTGTGCGTGCGGTGGCTACGGAGCGCCTGCATACCCAAGGCGGCCTTGAGGAAACCGGGAATTCTCGCGATCTGGCGATTAATGGCGACGGCTTTTTTCAAGTGCTGCTACCTGATGGCACCGTGGGCTACACGCGGGATGGTAGTTTTCAGCTGAATGAAAACGGCCAAATGGTCACTGCTAATGGTTACCCACTTGAGCCTGCCATTTTTGTTCCCGCAAACGCGCTGTCGGTCTCCATTGGTGAAGACGGCACTGTTAGTGTGCGCCAACCAGGTATTGCGCAAGATGCCGATATTGGTCAGATCAACGTGGCGTCGTTTATCAATCCAGCAGGCCTAGAGAGTGTTGGCGGTAACTTGTACTTAGAAACCGGTGCATCGGGCGCGCCTAACCAAAATGCCCCCGGCAATAACGGTGCTGGCAGGTTATTCCAAGGTTATGTTGAAACCTCCAACGTGAACGTAGTTGAGGAGATGGTCAATATGATCCAAACCCAACGCGCCTACGAAATTAATAGTAAAGCGGTATCAACCAGCGACGAGATGTTAGCGCGTTTGAGCCAGCTCTAA
- a CDS encoding flagellar basal body L-ring protein FlgH, which produces MLDLHAALRLFTLVSLTLFILVAAGCAQIPRASVVGEQEQISIVDRPPPIANGSIYQARRGYQPLFEDRRPRSIGDILTIVLDEEVSASKNAQSNANRAGNASLELAQLPDVLDTLAEYGFDVSGASDFAGGGGSQANNTFTGTITVSVLEVMNNGNLRVRGEKQIAINQGTEFIRFSGVVNPRTITAQNTVPSTQVADARIEYVGDGYINEAQHMGWLQRFFLNVSPF; this is translated from the coding sequence ATGTTGGATTTACACGCTGCTTTACGTCTTTTTACGTTAGTTAGTCTTACTCTTTTTATCTTAGTAGCGGCCGGTTGTGCACAAATTCCGCGTGCCTCGGTAGTGGGTGAGCAAGAGCAGATTAGTATTGTCGATCGGCCGCCGCCGATTGCTAATGGCTCCATTTATCAAGCACGCCGGGGTTACCAGCCGCTATTTGAAGATCGCCGCCCGCGATCTATTGGCGATATTTTGACTATCGTACTTGATGAAGAGGTAAGCGCTAGCAAAAATGCTCAGTCCAACGCTAATCGTGCAGGCAATGCCAGCTTAGAGCTTGCGCAGTTGCCTGATGTGCTGGATACGTTGGCCGAGTATGGTTTCGATGTGTCGGGGGCAAGTGACTTTGCTGGTGGCGGCGGTTCCCAGGCCAATAATACCTTTACGGGCACCATCACCGTATCGGTATTAGAAGTGATGAATAACGGTAACTTACGGGTACGCGGTGAAAAACAGATAGCGATTAACCAGGGAACAGAATTCATTCGTTTCTCTGGGGTGGTTAATCCACGCACAATTACCGCGCAAAACACCGTGCCTTCGACCCAAGTGGCAGATGCAAGAATTGAGTATGTTGGCGATGGCTATATAAACGAAGCGCAGCACATGGGCTGGTTGCAACGCTTTTTCTTAAATGTATCGCCGTTTTAA
- a CDS encoding flagellar basal body P-ring protein FlgI has protein sequence MVNRYRDVKRWLRYVAVVTTSCLLAMPAAAERVRELSSFAGVRDNQLVGYGLVVGLDSTGDQTTQAPFTSQSLTNMLSQLGVTVPAGTNLQLRNVAAVMVTADLPPFSRPGQRLDIVVSSIANARSLRGGTLLMTPLKGADGDTYAIAQGNMLVGGAGAQAGGSSVQINQQASGRIPNGALVEREVPLNLGGNGGRLELQLNESDFGTVQRMVTAINNEFGQSVAYARNGRVIALDGPMDDNARVNFMARVENVQVTPMDAPARVVLNARTGSVVMNSAVTLRQAAVAHGNLSIMIDTQFGVSQPAPFGEGETVVVPDTDIEIEQQEAFLQIVEGAQLNEVVNALNALGATPQDLMSILEALKASGSLRAELEVI, from the coding sequence ATGGTAAACCGTTATCGTGATGTTAAACGCTGGCTACGCTATGTGGCTGTAGTGACAACGAGTTGTTTACTGGCCATGCCAGCAGCGGCGGAACGAGTACGAGAATTATCAAGCTTTGCCGGGGTGCGCGACAACCAGCTGGTTGGATACGGTTTGGTCGTGGGGCTAGATAGCACTGGTGACCAAACTACCCAGGCACCGTTTACTAGCCAAAGTTTAACGAACATGCTCTCGCAGTTAGGCGTTACGGTGCCGGCTGGCACGAACTTGCAGCTTCGCAACGTTGCTGCTGTCATGGTCACTGCTGACTTACCGCCGTTTTCACGCCCAGGCCAGCGCTTGGATATCGTTGTATCTTCGATTGCCAATGCCCGTAGCTTACGTGGTGGAACGCTGTTGATGACCCCTCTAAAAGGTGCTGATGGCGATACCTATGCCATTGCCCAAGGCAATATGCTGGTGGGCGGTGCGGGTGCTCAAGCAGGCGGCAGTAGTGTGCAGATCAATCAGCAAGCATCCGGCCGTATTCCTAACGGCGCGTTGGTTGAGCGGGAAGTGCCTTTAAATCTCGGCGGTAACGGTGGACGGTTAGAATTACAGCTTAACGAGTCAGATTTTGGCACGGTCCAGCGCATGGTCACGGCGATTAATAATGAATTTGGTCAATCGGTAGCCTATGCGCGCAATGGACGGGTGATCGCACTTGATGGTCCTATGGATGACAATGCCCGCGTTAACTTTATGGCGCGGGTAGAAAATGTCCAGGTAACGCCGATGGATGCCCCCGCGCGCGTGGTGCTCAATGCCCGTACCGGCTCCGTAGTGATGAATAGCGCGGTGACCCTTCGCCAAGCAGCGGTCGCCCACGGTAATTTATCTATTATGATTGACACCCAGTTCGGGGTTAGCCAGCCAGCTCCTTTTGGTGAAGGCGAAACAGTAGTGGTACCTGATACAGATATTGAAATTGAGCAGCAGGAAGCCTTTCTACAAATTGTAGAAGGCGCCCAGTTGAACGAAGTGGTTAATGCGCTCAATGCCTTAGGAGCCACCCCCCAAGATTTAATGTCGATTCTTGAAGCGTTGAAGGCCTCCGGATCGCTTCGCGCAGAGCTTGAGGTTATTTAA